GAATGtatgtttattattaatacacaaaataattacatataacCTATTATgtgtaattatattattaattttttagtaacgaaatttgttttttttaaaaaaaataatatacatatttacatatttatatatttttattttaaggatccctttttaaaagatatttGGGATAACTATAAGTTAGATAATTATTTGAATGGGAAAGATGGACCTCTTATTTTGCCATTATGCAGTAGTTTTCATCGTTCGCTCGATAACTTTGCAACGGAAAAAATAGATATTTGTACAAAACTGTTAAGAAATTTGAAGGTGGAAAATAATAGAGATATAGCAAGCGAGGACGACGTTTCTAAATACTGTTACTATATATTctattggttatattataaaatgaagGTAGATAATATTCCTTATGATATTATTCACAATATATTAGatgaatcaaataaaataataaaacgaGAAAAAGATACTTTCCTTGACTGTTCTTCATACATGTTAAAGGATAGCTTGATTGAACCAGAAGACTTAGTAATGTTAAGAATATTTACTAATAAGATTGATGTTACTAAagaaatattgaaaaatagaTGTGAATCTAAAATATGCTATTgtcaaaaatttatcaaaccATTTGTAGATTCATATAGGTATATGAATGGATTATGTCCATACGGTAGGATTACGGGGACCAATATGAGTACCTGTCTTGCAGTAAAATCGTTTAAAACACATTATGAGGAAGAACTTTccgaggaaaaggaaaaatataaattaccaGTATTATCTTCTAGTACtgacaaaaatataattattgaaGAATGCATTTCGGAGACAAATGGGAATGAATTAAAATCTCTTAATGGTGATCAATTTGTTAGTTCTACATCATTTCCAGTACCTGCAACACTAACAGAACCAGCAGGAAAAACAATCTCTACAGCTCTTGGAACAATAGCAGGAGTATCATCCGTTTTGGCGCTTTTACATAAGGGtatcataaatttttatttaagcatatgtaaaatattgcATACCGATCATTATGCGACATTCTCATATTAAATGACAATAAtaacattatatattttaatatataatcttGCCCCCTTTAAattagtttacccctttaggttcatggataaatacaaaaatactaCGGAAGGATAATTTATTAGACAATATGAGAAAGAATGAACAAGAAATTCTATCAAACATAGCAAACCCTCGGGATATAAATTCAGGTGATACAATATAtcgcataaaatataattctgtttTAAATGAGTAACTTTTCCTTAACTCcctacatatatttaaattcaaAAGtattatgttaatttttaaaaaggtcaTGCAAACTGTAATACCATTactgaataatataaaaaaaacacttgcgacaaattatttagtaataaaaatataaaaaaagaaacaattcataaaatgctaaaaaataaggaaattcTTGTAATATTCTTAGATAATTATAacattatacatatacatattgtAAAAggcattaacaaaaatacatGATACCATAAACTAAGGTATCATGAAATGGATtctattttaataataaatatttactatGAATATAAATGAGCtatttatatgtcattaaCACGATTAATCaagtttatttataaatacacgTATATATGATTCAAAAGAATTCCACcctaaaattaaataaataaaaatatagcaacGTATTCTAGAGaatgttttataaatatactcattatcttaatatataaaaaaattaaacgtaaaattataaataagtacgctaaaataaaaatcaaaccTAGAAAAATGTggtaatattaataaatttaacacATGTCTCGTATTCTGAAATTAAAGATTAaagat
The window above is part of the Plasmodium cynomolgi strain B DNA, scaffold: 0370, whole genome shotgun sequence genome. Proteins encoded here:
- a CDS encoding hypothetical protein (putative), translated to MAVSIMKNDPFLKDIWDNYKLDNYLNGKDGPLILPLCSSFHRSLDNFATEKIDICTKLLRNLKVENNRDIASEDDVSKYCYYIFYWLYYKMKVDNIPYDIIHNILDESNKIIKREKDTFLDCSSYMLKDSLIEPEDLVMLRIFTNKIDVTKEILKNRCESKICYCQKFIKPFVDSYRYMNGLCPYGRITGTNMSTCLAVKSFKTHYEEELSEEKEKYKLPVLSSSTDKNIIIEECISETNGNELKSLNGDQFVSSTSFPVPATLTEPAGKTISTALGTIAGVSSVLALLHKGIINFYLSICKILHTDHYATFSY